One window of the Cryptomeria japonica chromosome 7, Sugi_1.0, whole genome shotgun sequence genome contains the following:
- the LOC131856362 gene encoding uncharacterized protein LOC131856362 — protein MLIARIALVLQVSHARGGQYKYIRNTINFPQDISEIATTLPHNFQHLEIVIVRKTNLEGKKYDYYVNRFHVMDALNYKIQLDQYYNDVIIDFGTASLLPETSTDISDLLHTLPDYIDLQPASATQEALCNDDGVELETTSSFIPKLPCSTRELDTIKKIFHLDKDDQNVTAWPVISCSPINEYNTEGLFTMSFPTLFPNGSALPLQPRTKYVHLHEYALHLIRYHDQIFGEYVRFRYYLYNLIMRQSSKQSASVFIRTNLEDSFPATLQALCERLQATPSDQLPSQLLCFIASLRGTRAYWNRSRKDLTIMVRQLGAPMLFFTLSATDKKWLELHKFFSVNSSADL, from the coding sequence ATGCTTATAGCAAGGATTGCTCTTGTTTTGCAAGTTAGCCATGCCAGGGGTGGTCAATACAAATATATAAGGAACACCATTAATTTCCCACAAGACATTTCAGAAATAGCAACTACTTTGCCACACAACTTCCAACATTTGGAGATTGTTATTGTTCGAAAAACAAATCTCGAAGGCAAAAAATATGACTATTATGTAAACAGGTTCCATGTTATGGATGCATTGAATTACAAAATTCAACTTGACCAATACTACAATGATGTTATCATTGACTTTGGAACTGCTAGTTTATTGCCAGAAACATCTACTGATATATCTGATTTGTTACATACCCTTCCAGATTACATTGATCTGCAGCCTGCTTCAGCAACTCAAGAGGCACTTTGTAATGATGATGGAGTTGAATTAGAGACCACATCATCATTTATTCCAAAGTTGCCATGTTCAACCCGTGAACTAGATACgattaaaaaaatatttcacctAGATAAGGATGATCAAAATGTTACAGCTTGGCCTGTAATAAGCTGCTCACCCATTAATGAATACAACACTGAAGGGTTATTCACTATGTCTTTCCCAACATTGTTCCCAAACGGATCTGCACTACCACTCCAACCAAGAACAAAATATGTTCATttgcatgaatatgctttgcacttaATAAGATATCATGACCAAATATTTGGAGAATATGTTAGATTTAGATATTATCTTTATAATCTAATAATGAGACAAAGTTCCAAACAATCAGCTTCTGTTTTCATAAGGACCAATTTAGAAGACTCCTTCCCAGCTACGTTGCAAGCTTTGTGTGAACGGTTGCAAGCTACACCTTCTGATCAATTGCCAAGCCAATTATTGTGTTTCATAGCTTCATTGCGAGGCACTAGAGCTTATTGGAATAGATCACGTAAAGACCTCACTATAATGGTACGCCAATTAGGAGCGCCTATGTTGTTCTTCACATTAAGTGCAACTGATAAAAAATGGCTAGAACTGCATAAATTTTTTTCAGTGAACTCCTCTGCAGATTTGTAG